The following proteins come from a genomic window of Geminicoccaceae bacterium SCSIO 64248:
- a CDS encoding acyltransferase family protein, whose protein sequence is MPHAESKPSRRDDIQGLRAVGALLVAVFHIWIGRVSGGVDVFFVVSGYLLIGSLARQIERSGRVEVVTFGANLVRRLFPASLFVLAVVALLSPFLIATARWSPVKREIFASALYLENWQLARSAVDYLSRDEVASPVQHYWAMAVQVQSMAFFALALAALGFVLRRTGLDRRKAVLGFLAAVTLASFAYAVIRTGQNQPFTYFDTLARLWEFGLGGLVAYGLAGLVLPSGLAWAGGWLGLALIVSCGFALEVSTGFPGWAALWPTLGACLVLLCCRSDRALSAGRLLASPPLRWVGDHSYALYLWHWPLLVFYLALVNAIHPSVSAGLVILALSLLLAWATTRLVEAPFRTRRAGGAFATFAGGASAVGAIVAGVVVWHLSGPMLGASQRLADDDPLRYPGARAFAGQAPAEELPVMPGPLAARFDRAVVFDNDCHAPYGGTEVIACSFGGEPDGPVVALVGASHSAHWLPALRKLFEGTPWRVVSITKSACLFSAQDAAQEDGYEEACAGWNAKLLDELKRMRPALVFTTSTRPVEGVEATPPGFVEAWRALDEADIPVAAVRDTPWMRFDVAECVEVNGRDSKTCQKPREAMLLPEDPARQAAGDLDNVHLIDLSPFFCNETTCPPVAGNILIYNDKHHISASYMRTLVPFLEERLRPIIEDHEKIAKES, encoded by the coding sequence ATGCCCCATGCGGAATCCAAGCCCTCGCGTCGGGATGACATCCAGGGATTGCGGGCGGTCGGCGCGCTCCTGGTCGCGGTCTTCCACATCTGGATCGGCCGGGTGTCGGGCGGCGTCGACGTGTTCTTCGTCGTCTCGGGCTACCTGCTGATCGGCTCGCTGGCGCGCCAGATCGAGCGGAGCGGCCGGGTCGAGGTCGTCACCTTCGGCGCCAACCTGGTCCGGCGGTTGTTCCCCGCCTCGCTGTTCGTCCTCGCCGTCGTCGCCCTCCTCTCGCCCTTCCTGATCGCGACCGCCCGCTGGTCCCCGGTCAAACGCGAGATCTTCGCCTCGGCGCTCTATCTGGAGAACTGGCAGCTGGCGCGCTCGGCGGTCGACTACCTCTCACGGGATGAGGTCGCCTCGCCGGTGCAGCACTACTGGGCCATGGCGGTCCAGGTGCAGAGCATGGCCTTCTTCGCCCTCGCCTTGGCCGCGCTCGGCTTCGTCCTGCGCCGGACCGGGCTCGACCGGCGCAAGGCGGTGCTCGGCTTCCTCGCCGCGGTGACGCTCGCCTCCTTCGCCTACGCCGTGATCCGCACCGGCCAGAACCAGCCCTTCACCTATTTCGACACGCTGGCCCGGCTGTGGGAGTTCGGCCTGGGCGGCCTGGTCGCCTACGGCCTGGCCGGCCTGGTCCTGCCGTCGGGTCTGGCCTGGGCCGGCGGCTGGCTGGGGCTCGCCCTGATCGTCAGCTGCGGCTTCGCCCTCGAGGTTTCGACCGGCTTTCCCGGCTGGGCGGCGCTGTGGCCGACGCTGGGCGCCTGCCTGGTGCTGCTCTGCTGCCGCAGCGACCGGGCCCTGAGCGCCGGGCGCCTGCTCGCCTCGCCGCCTTTGCGCTGGGTCGGCGACCACTCCTACGCGCTCTATCTCTGGCATTGGCCGCTCCTGGTCTTCTACCTCGCGCTCGTCAACGCGATCCACCCGTCGGTTTCGGCCGGCCTGGTCATCCTGGCGCTTTCGCTGCTGCTCGCCTGGGCGACGACCCGCCTGGTCGAGGCGCCGTTCCGGACACGCCGTGCCGGGGGGGCCTTCGCCACTTTCGCCGGCGGCGCCTCGGCGGTCGGCGCCATCGTGGCCGGCGTCGTGGTCTGGCATCTGTCCGGGCCGATGCTGGGCGCGAGCCAGCGCCTGGCCGACGACGACCCCCTCCGCTATCCCGGCGCCCGCGCGTTCGCCGGACAAGCGCCGGCGGAGGAACTGCCGGTCATGCCCGGCCCGCTCGCGGCGCGGTTCGACCGGGCCGTCGTTTTCGACAACGACTGCCACGCTCCCTATGGGGGCACGGAGGTGATCGCCTGCAGCTTCGGCGGCGAACCGGACGGTCCGGTCGTCGCTCTGGTCGGCGCGTCCCACTCCGCGCACTGGCTGCCGGCCCTGAGGAAGCTTTTCGAGGGGACTCCCTGGCGGGTCGTCAGCATCACGAAGAGCGCCTGCCTGTTCAGCGCGCAGGACGCCGCGCAGGAGGACGGCTACGAGGAGGCATGCGCCGGCTGGAACGCAAAGCTGCTCGACGAGCTGAAGCGCATGCGTCCCGCCTTGGTCTTCACGACGTCGACCCGGCCGGTCGAGGGCGTCGAGGCGACGCCGCCGGGATTCGTCGAGGCGTGGCGTGCGCTGGACGAGGCGGACATTCCCGTCGCGGCGGTGCGCGATACGCCATGGATGCGTTTCGACGTCGCCGAATGCGTCGAGGTCAACGGTCGTGACAGCAAGACATGCCAAAAGCCGCGCGAGGCCATGCTCCTGCCCGAGGATCCTGCCCGGCAGGCGGCGGGCGATCTGGACAATGTTCATCTGATCGACCTCAGTCCGTTCTTCTGCAACGAGACGACCTGTCCGCCCGTTGCCGGCAACATCCTGATCTACAACGACAAGCACCACATCTCCGCCAGCTACATGCGCACGCTCGTGCCCTTCCTGGAGGAGCGGCTGCGCCCGATCATCGAGGATCACGAGAAGATCGCGAAGGAAAGCTAG
- a CDS encoding FAD-dependent oxidoreductase, with protein MARPDVSGPVVIVGAGQAGLQLAASLRQEGWQEAITLVGDEPHLPYQRPPLSKGFLLGKTTQSGLFLRSANFFSDQSIDLLVGERAAGIDVPERKVRLASGGSLSYGSLVLATGTRPRMPPIPGIELDGVLALRGLDDAARLRERLEQARSLVVIGGGFIGLELAAVAVTQGKDVTVVEAASRPMARVVAPEMSAFYAREHQARGIRLLCGSGVARIEGALGRVTGVVTSDNASVPADVVVVGIGVQANDELAVAAGLSARDGVVVDALLGTGAPGLFAIGDCVRAPHPAAPEPIRIESVQNAVDQAKAVAASIVGKPAPYAALPWFWSDQYDLKLQIAGLSHGHETTQVLGDPEARRFSLLYFRDRRLIAVDSVNRPGDHMAARRLLSSGMILTPDTASMPAFELKAFVQGGGGA; from the coding sequence GTGGCTCGGCCGGACGTGAGCGGGCCGGTCGTCATCGTCGGCGCGGGCCAGGCCGGCCTGCAGCTCGCCGCATCGCTTCGCCAGGAAGGCTGGCAGGAGGCGATCACCCTGGTCGGCGACGAGCCGCATTTGCCCTATCAGCGCCCGCCCTTGTCGAAGGGGTTCCTGCTCGGCAAGACCACACAGTCCGGCCTGTTCCTGCGCTCGGCCAATTTCTTCAGCGACCAGTCCATCGACCTGCTTGTCGGCGAGCGCGCGGCCGGTATCGACGTGCCCGAGCGCAAGGTCAGGCTCGCCTCGGGCGGGAGCCTGTCCTACGGATCGCTCGTCCTCGCCACCGGCACGCGGCCGCGCATGCCGCCGATCCCGGGCATCGAGCTCGACGGCGTGCTCGCCCTGCGCGGGCTGGACGATGCCGCCCGGCTGCGCGAGCGTCTCGAGCAGGCCCGCAGCCTCGTCGTGATCGGGGGAGGCTTCATCGGGCTGGAGCTCGCCGCCGTCGCGGTCACGCAGGGCAAGGACGTGACCGTCGTCGAGGCGGCGTCCCGTCCCATGGCACGCGTCGTAGCGCCCGAGATGTCCGCCTTCTACGCCCGGGAGCATCAGGCACGCGGCATCCGTCTGCTGTGCGGATCGGGCGTCGCGCGCATCGAAGGCGCGCTCGGTCGCGTGACCGGCGTCGTCACCTCGGATAACGCGAGCGTTCCGGCTGACGTCGTCGTCGTCGGCATCGGTGTGCAGGCCAACGACGAGCTCGCCGTCGCCGCCGGCCTGTCGGCGCGGGACGGCGTCGTGGTCGACGCGCTGCTCGGCACTGGCGCGCCCGGTCTGTTCGCGATCGGCGATTGCGTGCGCGCGCCCCATCCCGCTGCCCCCGAGCCGATCCGGATCGAATCCGTCCAGAACGCCGTCGACCAGGCCAAGGCGGTCGCGGCCTCGATCGTGGGCAAGCCCGCCCCCTATGCGGCGCTGCCCTGGTTCTGGTCGGACCAGTACGATCTCAAGCTCCAGATCGCCGGCCTGTCCCACGGCCATGAAACGACACAGGTCCTGGGCGATCCCGAGGCCCGCCGCTTCTCGTTGCTCTATTTTCGCGACCGGCGCCTGATCGCGGTCGATTCCGTCAATCGGCCCGGCGATCACATGGCGGCGCGCAGGCTTCTGTCCTCCGGCATGATCCTGACGCCCGACACGGCATCGATGCCGGCGTTCGAGCTGAAGGCGTTCGTCCAGGGCGGAGGCGGAGCCTGA
- a CDS encoding acyltransferase family protein, whose protein sequence is MSTNSPFSKPSRRDDIQGLRAVGALLVAVFHIWIGRVSGGVDVFFVVSGYLLIGSLARQIERSGRVEVVTFGANLVRRLFPASLFVLAVVALLSPFVIPLTRWTPAMREIFASALYLENWQLARSAVDYLARDQLASPVQHYWAMAVQVQAMAFFALALAALGFVLRRTGLDRRKAVLGFLAAVTLASFAYAVIRTGQNQPFTYFDTLARLWEFGLGGLVAYGLAGLVLPSGLAWAGGWLGLALIVSCGFALEVSTGFPGWAALWPTLGACLVLLCCRSDRALSAGRLLASPPLRWVGDHSYALYLWHWPLLIFYLSWIYETHAGLVDGLVILALSLLLAWATTRLVETPFRTRRAGGPFATFAGGACAIAVILAGVLGWNMYGDARRAEQQLTFDDPGRYPGARAFDGAGTQGRLPVLPGPLYVRLDRPASYDTGCHQDLDGAEPISCGYGASEGAPTLALVGGSHAAQWLPGLVEALKGTPWRIVTFTKSACLFSVTDPGQDESYKDACAEWNANVMARLQAIKPAAVFTTSTRTATGEEIVPAGYVETWDRLKSWGIDVIGVRDTPWMGFDVAECVDVKGRDHPVCNRPRDVMLARQDPLDAIARLDSLKRIDLTRYFCDERTCPPVAGNVMIYYDTNHVSATYMRTLADDLRERLMPLLDRYEQASGRRERPVDREG, encoded by the coding sequence GTGTCCACGAACTCTCCTTTCTCCAAGCCCTCGCGTCGGGATGACATCCAGGGGTTGCGGGCGGTCGGCGCGCTCCTGGTCGCGGTCTTCCACATCTGGATCGGCCGGGTGTCGGGCGGCGTCGACGTGTTCTTCGTCGTCTCGGGCTACCTGCTGATCGGCTCGCTGGCGCGCCAGATCGAGCGGAGCGGCCGGGTCGAGGTCGTCACCTTCGGCGCCAATCTGGTCCGGCGGTTGTTCCCCGCCTCGCTGTTCGTCCTCGCCGTCGTCGCCCTCCTCTCGCCCTTCGTCATCCCGCTGACGCGCTGGACTCCGGCCATGCGCGAGATCTTCGCCTCGGCGCTCTATCTGGAGAACTGGCAGCTGGCGCGCTCGGCGGTCGACTACCTCGCGCGTGACCAGCTGGCCTCGCCGGTGCAGCACTACTGGGCCATGGCGGTCCAGGTGCAGGCCATGGCCTTCTTCGCCCTCGCCTTGGCCGCGCTCGGCTTCGTCCTGCGCCGGACCGGGCTCGACCGGCGCAAGGCGGTGCTCGGCTTCCTCGCCGCGGTGACGCTCGCCTCCTTCGCCTACGCCGTGATCCGCACCGGCCAGAACCAGCCCTTCACCTATTTCGACACGCTGGCCCGGCTGTGGGAGTTCGGCCTGGGCGGCCTGGTCGCCTACGGCCTGGCCGGCCTGGTCCTGCCGTCGGGTCTGGCCTGGGCCGGCGGCTGGCTGGGTCTCGCCCTGATCGTCAGCTGCGGCTTCGCCCTCGAGGTCTCGACCGGCTTTCCCGGCTGGGCGGCGCTGTGGCCGACGCTGGGCGCCTGCCTGGTGCTGCTCTGCTGCCGCAGCGACCGGGCCCTGAGCGCCGGGCGCCTGCTCGCCTCGCCGCCTCTGCGCTGGGTCGGCGACCATTCCTACGCGCTCTATCTCTGGCATTGGCCGCTCCTGATCTTCTACCTGTCCTGGATCTATGAGACCCATGCAGGCCTCGTGGACGGCTTGGTCATCCTGGCGCTTTCGCTGCTGCTCGCCTGGGCGACGACCCGCCTGGTCGAGACGCCGTTCCGGACACGCCGTGCCGGTGGTCCCTTCGCCACCTTCGCCGGCGGCGCCTGCGCCATAGCGGTCATCCTTGCGGGCGTCCTCGGCTGGAACATGTATGGCGACGCCCGTCGAGCGGAACAGCAGCTGACCTTCGACGATCCCGGCCGTTACCCCGGCGCCCGCGCGTTCGACGGCGCCGGAACACAGGGCCGCCTCCCGGTCCTGCCCGGGCCGCTCTATGTCCGGCTCGACCGCCCGGCGAGCTACGACACCGGATGCCATCAGGACCTGGACGGCGCCGAGCCGATCAGCTGCGGCTACGGCGCTTCGGAGGGCGCGCCCACCCTCGCCCTCGTCGGCGGCTCCCATGCCGCGCAGTGGCTGCCCGGCCTGGTCGAGGCACTCAAGGGTACGCCTTGGCGGATCGTCACCTTCACCAAGAGCGCCTGCCTGTTCAGCGTGACCGATCCCGGCCAGGACGAATCCTACAAGGACGCCTGCGCCGAATGGAACGCGAACGTCATGGCGCGGCTTCAGGCCATCAAGCCCGCCGCCGTGTTCACCACCTCGACCCGGACGGCGACCGGCGAGGAGATCGTTCCCGCGGGCTATGTCGAGACCTGGGACCGTCTGAAGTCGTGGGGGATCGACGTCATCGGCGTGCGCGACACGCCATGGATGGGATTCGACGTCGCCGAATGCGTCGACGTCAAGGGCCGCGACCATCCCGTGTGCAACCGGCCGCGCGACGTCATGCTGGCACGGCAGGACCCGCTCGACGCGATCGCGCGCCTGGATTCGCTCAAGCGCATCGATCTCACGCGCTATTTCTGCGACGAGCGGACATGTCCTCCCGTCGCCGGCAACGTCATGATCTATTATGACACCAACCACGTGTCGGCCACGTATATGCGGACATTGGCGGACGACCTCAGGGAGAGGCTGATGCCGCTGCTCGACCGGTACGAGCAGGCGTCAGGGCGACGCGAGAGGCCGGTCGATCGTGAGGGTTAG
- a CDS encoding phasin family protein codes for MAKTASAPKLPTFDIDALFAQAKANLDAATEAQSVFIDAAKSIGQLRADYAAETLAYAKSLMATTEPKPADAVVAEVRAAAERLLAATRKEIEISTKAQGDVAALVQARLAANFENMKKLAA; via the coding sequence ATGGCGAAGACTGCCTCTGCTCCGAAGCTGCCGACGTTCGACATCGACGCCCTGTTCGCCCAGGCCAAGGCCAATCTCGATGCCGCTACCGAGGCCCAGTCGGTGTTCATCGACGCGGCGAAGTCGATCGGCCAGCTTCGTGCCGACTACGCGGCCGAGACCCTCGCCTATGCAAAGAGCCTGATGGCGACCACCGAGCCGAAGCCCGCCGACGCCGTCGTCGCCGAGGTCCGTGCCGCCGCCGAGCGCCTGCTCGCGGCGACCCGCAAGGAGATCGAGATCAGCACCAAGGCTCAGGGCGACGTCGCCGCGCTGGTTCAGGCCCGTCTGGCCGCGAACTTCGAGAACATGAAGAAGCTGGCGGCCTGA
- a CDS encoding DUF2066 domain-containing protein codes for MIGHGLAALLAAVGIGLVQPAATGAGADRPDPYSAVVGVTGRDNRPERERGIGEAFTEVMVKVTGDRTILAHPRFGQVRAAAEDAVRDLRYRDRKEGVQVSDEQGTRDRSFELTVVFEPIAIDNVARALDAEPWTGERPTVRVLLGVTDSMRSYVLASDTEPGYGQREIFRTLSQRRGIDLAIPTASELGEAGLDNEAVATLVETARQPARDVAGPFLTGVMVMDATGFWTTRWRLVDRDTVLDWQDPPTTFDRGIADAVDRTIRHLARLD; via the coding sequence ATGATCGGGCATGGCTTGGCGGCGCTCCTCGCGGCTGTCGGCATCGGTCTGGTCCAACCGGCCGCGACCGGCGCGGGCGCGGATCGACCGGATCCGTACAGCGCGGTCGTGGGCGTCACCGGGCGCGACAACCGTCCGGAGCGCGAGCGTGGCATCGGCGAAGCGTTCACGGAAGTGATGGTCAAGGTCACGGGTGACAGGACCATCCTCGCCCATCCGCGGTTCGGGCAGGTTCGGGCCGCGGCTGAGGACGCCGTGCGCGACCTGCGCTACCGCGATCGCAAGGAAGGCGTGCAGGTCAGCGACGAGCAGGGTACGCGCGACCGGAGCTTCGAGCTGACCGTGGTCTTCGAGCCGATCGCCATCGACAACGTGGCGCGCGCGCTCGACGCCGAGCCCTGGACCGGCGAGCGTCCGACCGTCCGCGTGCTGCTCGGCGTGACCGACTCGATGCGCAGCTACGTCCTGGCGAGCGACACGGAGCCCGGCTACGGCCAGCGCGAGATCTTCCGGACGCTGTCGCAACGGCGCGGCATCGACCTGGCCATACCGACCGCGAGCGAGCTCGGCGAGGCGGGCTTGGACAACGAAGCGGTCGCGACGCTGGTCGAGACCGCTCGTCAGCCCGCTCGTGACGTCGCGGGCCCGTTCCTGACCGGCGTCATGGTGATGGACGCGACGGGCTTCTGGACCACGCGCTGGCGGCTGGTCGATCGGGACACCGTGCTCGACTGGCAGGATCCCCCGACCACCTTCGACCGGGGCATCGCCGACGCGGTCGACCGCACCATCCGCCATCTGGCCCGGCTCGACTAG
- a CDS encoding MDR family MFS transporter, whose amino-acid sequence MTAIEDNSSSHVVRRNIIIGALVAMLLSALDQSIVAPALPTIGRQLGDAVYLPWVVTAYLITATAVTPLYGKLADVHGRKRVVYAGIAIFVAGSIIAALAPTMLILILGRAVQGIGGGGLIALGQTMIADVVSPRERGRYMGYISTMWATASVGGPILGGFFAEHLHWSVIFWVNLPLSLAAVLIMHRPLRHLPKGNVRRRLDITGSLLMLAGTTLLMLTLTWGGGTFPWLSVPILAMLAGAGAFALMFGWHINRIPEPLIPLDVLRNPVVASAAATLFLMIGAYTALAIYTPIYLQRVHGLSASASGLALVGLLAGSTAGAWMTGRLMTRIRHYKRVPLIGLSTAAMVMAVIALGVDRLHLAAFELLLAIAGIGAGTLFPVATISVQNAVPQHNMGIATAVLAFLRSLGSAIGVAVIGAIALGGGSFGGEAGPSTGDTSVGMFFAIYLSAAVIFAMAVMALATMRELPLRTSAPLRTASAAANE is encoded by the coding sequence ATGACGGCAATCGAGGACAATTCGAGCAGCCATGTCGTCCGCCGCAACATCATCATCGGCGCCCTGGTCGCCATGCTGCTGTCCGCGCTCGACCAGTCGATCGTGGCCCCGGCCCTGCCGACGATCGGCAGGCAGCTCGGCGACGCGGTCTATCTGCCCTGGGTCGTGACGGCGTATTTGATCACCGCGACGGCGGTCACGCCGCTCTACGGCAAGCTCGCCGACGTGCACGGCCGCAAGCGCGTCGTCTATGCCGGCATCGCCATCTTCGTCGCGGGATCGATAATCGCCGCGCTGGCGCCCACCATGCTGATCCTCATTCTCGGCCGGGCCGTGCAGGGGATCGGCGGCGGTGGCCTGATCGCGCTCGGCCAGACGATGATCGCCGACGTCGTTTCCCCGCGCGAGCGCGGCCGGTACATGGGCTACATCTCGACCATGTGGGCGACCGCCAGCGTCGGCGGCCCGATCCTGGGCGGCTTCTTCGCCGAGCATCTGCACTGGTCGGTGATCTTCTGGGTGAACCTGCCGCTCAGCCTCGCCGCCGTGCTGATCATGCACCGGCCCCTGCGGCATCTCCCGAAGGGCAATGTGCGGCGGCGCCTGGACATCACCGGCTCGCTCCTGATGCTGGCTGGCACGACGCTCCTCATGCTGACGCTGACCTGGGGCGGCGGGACCTTTCCCTGGCTCTCCGTGCCCATCCTCGCGATGCTCGCGGGAGCGGGCGCGTTCGCGCTGATGTTCGGGTGGCACATCAACCGCATCCCGGAGCCGCTGATTCCCCTCGACGTCCTGCGCAACCCCGTGGTTGCTTCCGCAGCCGCGACGCTGTTCCTGATGATCGGCGCCTACACCGCGCTCGCCATCTACACGCCGATCTACCTGCAGCGCGTGCACGGGCTGAGCGCCAGCGCGTCCGGCCTTGCCCTGGTCGGGCTCCTGGCGGGCAGCACGGCCGGAGCCTGGATGACCGGACGGCTCATGACCAGGATCCGGCACTACAAGCGCGTGCCGCTCATCGGATTGAGCACGGCCGCCATGGTGATGGCGGTCATCGCGCTCGGTGTCGATCGGCTGCACCTCGCGGCGTTCGAGCTTCTTCTTGCCATTGCAGGGATCGGGGCGGGCACCCTGTTCCCCGTCGCGACGATTTCGGTTCAGAACGCGGTCCCACAGCACAACATGGGCATCGCAACCGCCGTCCTCGCCTTTCTCCGCTCCCTGGGCTCCGCGATCGGCGTGGCGGTGATCGGGGCGATCGCGCTGGGCGGCGGGAGTTTCGGCGGCGAAGCCGGTCCGTCGACCGGCGATACGTCCGTCGGGATGTTCTTCGCGATCTACCTCAGCGCCGCGGTCATCTTCGCCATGGCGGTGATGGCGCTCGCCACCATGCGCGAGCTGCCACTCCGCACATCCGCCCCGCTGCGGACCGCGTCGGCGGCTGCCAACGAATAG
- a CDS encoding amidase family protein, with the protein MSELLDHSALELRRMIGHKSLSPVELLEACLARIEAVNPAVNAFVALDPDAAREAAQDAEAAVSRGDELGLLHGLPIGVKDLNPTRGLRTTFGSLLFKDNVPESDDLMVARIRAQGGIVIGKTNTPEFGAGANTTNRVYGSTTNPFAPTLSAAGSSGGSAAALATGMVPLATGSDQGGSLRTPASFCGVVGHRPSPGAVPNSPSRYPWSPLSVDGPMGRTASDTALLMAAMVGSTDFDPLAQDLDSRPFAALRSVELQGLRVAFSADLGFAPVAKAIRAHFEQVAGQIAPLFASTSWREPDLSDAHWIFETLRAMGFAASYGDAVRDHRNRLGPNVIANAGSAASVNLADYGKAHAAQGELYRRCQSFFQEVDLLICPAASTTPYPVEDVTVSAIDDEPMPTYITWLALAYGITLTTHPTTVIPCGLGPTGLPFGIQIVGRNRDDAGTLAAAAALSRALKGMDGLARPRPDIEALASGRVETLAGRVPATLEAHANGG; encoded by the coding sequence ATGTCCGAGCTTCTCGACCACAGCGCCCTCGAGCTGCGACGCATGATCGGCCACAAGTCGCTGTCGCCGGTCGAGCTGCTGGAGGCGTGCCTCGCTCGCATCGAGGCGGTCAACCCGGCTGTGAACGCCTTCGTGGCGCTCGATCCCGATGCGGCGCGTGAGGCGGCGCAGGACGCCGAGGCGGCCGTGAGCCGCGGCGACGAGCTCGGCCTTTTGCACGGCCTGCCGATCGGCGTGAAGGATCTCAACCCCACGCGCGGCCTGCGCACGACGTTCGGCTCGCTCCTGTTCAAGGACAACGTGCCGGAAAGCGACGACCTCATGGTCGCGCGCATCCGTGCGCAGGGCGGCATCGTCATCGGCAAGACCAACACGCCGGAGTTCGGCGCGGGCGCCAACACGACGAACCGCGTCTACGGCTCGACCACCAATCCCTTCGCGCCAACGCTTTCGGCGGCGGGATCGTCGGGCGGCTCGGCCGCGGCCCTGGCGACCGGTATGGTCCCGCTCGCCACCGGCTCGGACCAGGGCGGCAGCCTGCGCACCCCCGCCTCGTTCTGCGGCGTCGTCGGCCATCGGCCTTCGCCGGGCGCGGTGCCGAACTCGCCCAGCCGCTATCCATGGTCGCCGCTCAGCGTCGACGGACCGATGGGCCGGACCGCGAGCGACACGGCCCTGCTCATGGCCGCCATGGTCGGATCGACCGACTTCGACCCGCTCGCCCAGGATCTCGATTCGCGGCCGTTCGCGGCCCTGCGCTCGGTCGAGCTGCAGGGACTCCGCGTCGCCTTCTCGGCCGATCTCGGCTTCGCGCCCGTGGCCAAGGCGATCCGAGCGCATTTCGAGCAGGTCGCCGGACAGATCGCGCCTTTGTTCGCGAGCACGAGCTGGCGGGAACCGGACCTCAGCGATGCCCACTGGATCTTCGAGACGCTCCGCGCGATGGGCTTCGCCGCCAGCTACGGCGACGCGGTCCGCGATCACCGCAACCGGCTCGGGCCGAACGTCATCGCCAACGCCGGCTCGGCCGCGTCGGTCAACCTGGCGGACTACGGCAAGGCGCACGCCGCGCAGGGCGAACTCTACCGCCGCTGCCAGAGCTTCTTCCAGGAGGTCGACCTGCTGATCTGCCCGGCGGCCTCGACCACGCCTTATCCCGTCGAGGACGTCACGGTCAGCGCGATCGACGACGAGCCGATGCCCACCTACATCACGTGGCTGGCGCTCGCCTACGGCATCACGCTCACCACCCATCCGACCACGGTCATACCCTGCGGCCTCGGTCCCACCGGCCTGCCGTTCGGCATCCAGATCGTCGGACGCAACCGTGACGACGCCGGCACGCTGGCGGCGGCTGCGGCGCTGTCGCGGGCGCTGAAGGGCATGGACGGCCTGGCGCGGCCCCGTCCGGACATCGAAGCGCTCGCCTCGGGCCGCGTGGAGACGCTGGCGGGACGTGTCCCGGCGACCCTGGAGGCGCACGCCAACGGCGGTTAG
- a CDS encoding SDR family oxidoreductase: MFLVTGASGHIGGRVARLLAQRGAPVRRLMRQAGSTPDLPGSTVAIGDYGDRASLARAMDGVDTVFLASAGAPPLKRAALHGNVMDVAAGAGVKRLVYLSFQGASATSPFPYSADHLLSEAHLKQSGLAWTILRDSFYQDLIPTLPDAEGVIRDPGGDGKVAWVARDDVARTVAAVLLDDRHAGHSYDVTGPEALSLEEAVARLAAAKGGVPSYRRETLEEGRAWRAATGAAAWEVEVWLGSYLAMGTGELARVSGAVREITGRDPVPLAKGRA; this comes from the coding sequence ATGTTTCTCGTCACGGGTGCCTCCGGGCACATCGGCGGCCGCGTCGCCCGGCTTCTGGCCCAGCGCGGCGCACCCGTTCGCCGCCTCATGAGGCAGGCCGGCTCGACGCCCGACCTGCCGGGATCGACGGTCGCGATCGGCGACTATGGCGATCGGGCCTCCCTCGCGCGGGCGATGGACGGCGTCGATACCGTTTTCCTCGCGTCGGCCGGCGCACCGCCGCTCAAGCGGGCGGCGCTGCACGGGAACGTCATGGACGTCGCGGCCGGGGCGGGCGTGAAACGCCTCGTCTACCTCTCCTTCCAGGGCGCCTCGGCGACGTCGCCCTTCCCCTATTCCGCCGATCACCTCCTGTCGGAAGCTCACCTCAAGCAGAGCGGGCTCGCCTGGACGATCCTGCGCGACAGCTTCTACCAGGACCTGATTCCGACGCTGCCCGATGCCGAGGGTGTCATCCGGGATCCGGGCGGCGACGGCAAGGTGGCCTGGGTGGCGCGGGATGACGTCGCGCGGACGGTCGCCGCTGTGCTGCTCGACGATCGGCACGCCGGCCACAGCTACGACGTCACCGGCCCCGAAGCGCTGAGTCTGGAAGAGGCCGTGGCCCGGCTCGCGGCCGCCAAAGGCGGCGTCCCCAGCTACCGCCGCGAGACGCTCGAGGAGGGCCGCGCGTGGCGCGCGGCGACCGGGGCGGCGGCGTGGGAGGTCGAGGTCTGGCTCGGCTCGTATCTCGCCATGGGAACGGGCGAGCTCGCCCGGGTGTCGGGCGCGGTCAGGGAGATTACCGGCCGCGATCCCGTCCCGCTGGCCAAGGGGCGGGCCTAA